From a region of the Corythoichthys intestinalis isolate RoL2023-P3 chromosome 7, ASM3026506v1, whole genome shotgun sequence genome:
- the commd2 gene encoding COMM domain-containing protein 2 isoform X2 produces MLLVLSEEHKEHLHFLNKVDAAVVGEFGRIALEFLRRGISPKVYEGAARKLSVPVEMVQHGVEGLMYLMTQSSKHMLSEADFVDSVLSLEFGDELNQNLLQMYQQHGSEIRSILSLLPRNLPAYHNLQWRLDVQLASRSLRQQTVPSFSILLQLTHGRGSDSDAKVLRVDPSTLLHLLSILEGALAALKSTHARRVLRNIK; encoded by the exons ATGCTGCTGGTTTTGTCCGAAGAGCACAAAGAACACCTCCACTTTCTTAACAAAGTGGACGCGGCag TGGTGGGAGAGTTTGGCCGTATCGCGCTGGAGTTCCTGAGGAGAGGAATCAGCCCCAAAGTCTACGAGGGAGCCGCCA GGAAGCTGTCCGTTCCCGTGGAAATGGTTCAGCACGGCGTGGAGGGACTCATGTACCTCATGACCCAGAGCTCCAaacacatg CTGTCAGAAGCGGACTTTGTGGACTCGgtcttgtccttggagtttggggATGAGCTCAACCAGAACCTCCTGCAG ATGTACCAGCAACACGGCAGCGAGATCCGCAGCATCTTGAGTCTGCTGCCTCGCAACTTGCCCGCTTACCACAACCTCCAGTGGAGGTTGGACGTGCAG TTGGCTAGCCGTTCCCTACGGCAACAGACGGTGCCCTCCTTCAGCATTTTGCTGCAGCTGACGCACGGGCGAGGAAGTGATTCCGACGCTAAGGTTCTCCGGGTGGACCCCAGCACCCTCCTGCACCTCCTCTCCATTCTGGAGGGGGCGCTAGCTGCCTTGAAGAGCACGCATGCGCGACGCGTCCTGAGAAACATCAAATAA
- the commd2 gene encoding COMM domain-containing protein 2 isoform X1, with protein MLLVLSEEHKEHLHFLNKVDAAVVGEFGRIALEFLRRGISPKVYEGAARKLSVPVEMVQHGVEGLMYLMTQSSKHMLSEADFVDSVLSLEFGDELNQNLLQQMYQQHGSEIRSILSLLPRNLPAYHNLQWRLDVQLASRSLRQQTVPSFSILLQLTHGRGSDSDAKVLRVDPSTLLHLLSILEGALAALKSTHARRVLRNIK; from the exons ATGCTGCTGGTTTTGTCCGAAGAGCACAAAGAACACCTCCACTTTCTTAACAAAGTGGACGCGGCag TGGTGGGAGAGTTTGGCCGTATCGCGCTGGAGTTCCTGAGGAGAGGAATCAGCCCCAAAGTCTACGAGGGAGCCGCCA GGAAGCTGTCCGTTCCCGTGGAAATGGTTCAGCACGGCGTGGAGGGACTCATGTACCTCATGACCCAGAGCTCCAaacacatg CTGTCAGAAGCGGACTTTGTGGACTCGgtcttgtccttggagtttggggATGAGCTCAACCAGAACCTCCTGCAG CAGATGTACCAGCAACACGGCAGCGAGATCCGCAGCATCTTGAGTCTGCTGCCTCGCAACTTGCCCGCTTACCACAACCTCCAGTGGAGGTTGGACGTGCAG TTGGCTAGCCGTTCCCTACGGCAACAGACGGTGCCCTCCTTCAGCATTTTGCTGCAGCTGACGCACGGGCGAGGAAGTGATTCCGACGCTAAGGTTCTCCGGGTGGACCCCAGCACCCTCCTGCACCTCCTCTCCATTCTGGAGGGGGCGCTAGCTGCCTTGAAGAGCACGCATGCGCGACGCGTCCTGAGAAACATCAAATAA